A DNA window from Helianthus annuus cultivar XRQ/B chromosome 15, HanXRQr2.0-SUNRISE, whole genome shotgun sequence contains the following coding sequences:
- the LOC110912827 gene encoding RING finger protein 44, which translates to MRQRNMAYTGQMIDNEIEHAHLHPEPCVIPYGHGPMSSGITFMAAAPPGPRVVPFGPHNPLPFPSHQLMDDAFKGKISEGLHVSSQYSYPAPSSNPFVVPEYIGFNVIPVVMGPGHHRGARTRAAGAVDLNPGVQFMPMSHGAIGQPVQVVPGPWLDQQFCGNVPGMPYMQGYTNGGPVAFMHQPLPPMPPLQPMLPRFARPVPPTVDRVYPPHGQQLVIESNSRQRGLRALPEAEVAMLNFGNYGHRVDHHRDMRLDIDHMSYEELVALGEQIGNAGSGLSKDFILGHLKMRIFTASNLQDTPSTDQNLSFCTICQMDYNDEEKIGMLDCSHEYHVDCIEKWLVEKNSCPVCKCTGLAAQGKES; encoded by the exons ATGAGGCAACGGAACATGGCTTACACCGGTCAAATGATCGATAACGAAATAGAACATGCCCATCTTCACCCCGAACCTTGTGTAATTCCTTACGGTCATGGACCGATGTCGTCTGGGATCACGTTCATGGCGGCAGCTCCGCCTGGGCCCAGAGTGGTTCCGTTCGGGCCGCATAATCCGCTACCTTTTCCTAGCCACCAGCTTATGGATGATGCGTTTAAGGGGAAGATTAGCGAAGGGTTACATGTTAGCTCGCAGTACTCGTATCCTGCACCTAGCTCGAATCCTTTTGTGGTTCCCGAGTACATTGGGTTCAATGTGATTCCTGTTGTGATGGGCCCTGGGCACCACAGAGGTGCAAGGACCCGGGCTGCTGGTGCCGTTGATCTTAACCCTGGTGTACAGTTCATGCCCATGAGCCATGGTGCGATCGGGCAACCCGTTCAGGTGGTGCCTGGCCCGTGGTTGGACCAGCAGTTTTGTGGCAATGTTCCTGGAATGCCTTATATGCAAG GATATACCAATGGAGGTCCGGTCGCTTTCATGCATCAACCACTGCCGCCTATGCCACCACTGCAACCTATGCTGCCTAGGTTTGCGCGACCGGTTCCACCTACAGTTGATAGGGTCTACCCACCTCATGGTCAACAACTTGTGATCGAGTCAAATTCAAGACAGCGCGGTTTAAGGGCTCTCCCTGAAGCT GAAGTTGCCATGCTCAATTTTGGTAATTATGGACATCGAGTCGATCATCATAGAGATATGCGCTTGGATATAGATCATATGTCGTATGAG GAACTTGTTGCATTAGGTGAGCAAATCGGGAATGCTGGCTCGGGTTTATCTAAGGATTTCATTTTAGGTCATCTGAAAATGCGAATATTTACCGCTTCTAATCTGCAAGACACGCCATCAACTGATCAGAATCTTAGTTTCTGCACAATTTGTCAG ATGGACTACAATGATGAAGAAAAGATCGGCATGCTGGATTGCAGCCACGAGTACCATGTAGACTGCATTGAAAAGTGGCTAGTTGAGAAGAACAGTTGCCCCGTATGCAAATGCACCGGGCTGGCTGCACAAGGAAAGGAGTCGTGA